In Mucilaginibacter celer, one DNA window encodes the following:
- a CDS encoding DUF695 domain-containing protein, with the protein MLLDDTWVAIEAVSDDEIPLLVRYRPNLLNFFESGVYLQRMDITWSYEATDSSLLPPAEEMVLMEQVEDALIDMLEADHQSILAFVFTGENERWWAWYTTNIDIAGERLNDALADFDELPINITVTDDPEWEEYFGVMEDFGGEDDE; encoded by the coding sequence ATGCTGTTAGATGATACCTGGGTAGCTATTGAAGCTGTATCTGATGATGAGATCCCTTTGTTGGTGCGTTACCGGCCCAATTTGCTCAACTTTTTTGAAAGCGGGGTTTACCTGCAAAGAATGGATATTACCTGGAGCTATGAAGCTACGGATTCATCATTGTTGCCGCCCGCCGAAGAAATGGTTTTGATGGAACAGGTTGAAGATGCCCTTATTGATATGCTTGAGGCCGATCATCAAAGCATCCTGGCGTTTGTGTTTACCGGCGAAAACGAGCGCTGGTGGGCCTGGTACACCACCAATATTGATATAGCCGGCGAACGCCTGAACGATGCCTTAGCCGATTTTGATGAATTACCCATAAATATTACTGTTACCGATGACCCTGAATGGGAGGAGTATTTTGGAGTGATGGAGGATTTTGGAGGCGAGGATGATGAATAA